From the genome of Candidatus Obscuribacterales bacterium:
ACGGTAAGGCTTATGACCGTCGGTTCGCCGTTGCTGTTTCGGCGCAGACGCCAGGTTACGTGCGACTGCTTTTTGCCCATAACTAGAGCTGTTTTGACCAATACGTCATTTTTGGATGTGGTTTCTGAAAGAATAGACAATTTCCCTTTGTGGAAAATATGGTGCCACCGTGGGTAGTATCGTTTTTCCACAAGATGTCGCAAAGCAGAGACAAACTCTCGCTTCTGTGTGGCGTTTAATTTGTTCCATTGCGGTTGTCCTACAGAAGATTCGGCCATTTCTTGATAATCGATATGTCTGGCTGCCGGCTCAAATACACTGTGATCATCGTCATCGCCTGACCACTGAGAAAAGAGGATGACCAAGTTTTGGACTACGTTTTTGCCGCTTTGTGCTTGCGCAGGCAGGCTTGTGAGCGTAAGAACGATATACAGGGCAAGTATGGAGAAAAGTATTTTTTGCATTACTGACCTTAGAGCATTGCTCGGCGCTTATTGAGAAGAATTGCGGCTGTCGCCAGACCCGCTACCGCCCAAGTGGCCAGCACCAAAATGTCTCGCAAATAATCAGCTGGAGTACCCAGCATGACGCCACGAAACGCATCTGCAGAATAATACATAGGCAATGCTTTGGCTAAAATCTTTTCCCATGTGGGCATGCCGTCAACAGGAATAATAATTCCGGACACGAACATGAGTCCCACTCCCAAGATGGACACGGTCATCGTGTAAATGCGGATTGTTTTTAGAAGACAGGCAGCACCCAATCCTATGCAAGTAAAGCAGAACATTGATGCCAGTGTGGCAATGACAATGCCGAAGAAATTATTGCCTAAACTAAAGCCTGCTAAAGGCGATGTTATGCAGAGCGCCAGCCATAAAACGACGGCTGCCTCGACGGTTACGGTCAATGTCTTAGCAATAATTGCCGCTCTTAAACCCCGGGGAGCAAGGATAATTTGTCTATAGGTCTTTTCCATCCACTCATAAATCCAGGAAAAACCCAAATTCATGCAGGCCAGTACATAACAAAGATAGGCAGCCAGCCCTGGTGTGACAAAGTCACGCATCGTGAAAGTTACTGGAAATAACGATGCCGAATGCAGGGGTAGACTTAACTCTTTAGCGCGTTGAGTTAAAACCGACAAGATGCCCATGGCAATTTGTTGATCAATTAGTGGATTGTGTCCTTCGGTCAGAATTTGCACGGAATCTTCCAAAGGATCCTGAGAAACATTTGCTAGAACGGCTATTTTGCTCGAGGTCAAATCGCGCTTAGCTTGATCAAGATCCTCGTAATTAGTGACAACGAATCTATTTGTTTCTTGCAAACGTTTAGTCAATTCGCTAATGCCTGCCGGATCGTAAAGACCAAGTGGAATATTTCTTGCGCCGGCAATGGTATTGCCTACAATCCAAATAATTAGAATGGCCAGCAAGCTGCTGGCAATAAAGTACAAGGGTCTGCGCGTCCATTGCAGAATGTCCTTGCTGATAATTGCCAGAACTTGGTGCATGTAAAAAGGACTCCTTTGAAATTTGACTAGCGTGTTACGGCTGTGCCTGTTGAGACCGCTAAAAAGATCTCTTCCAGGCTTGGTTCGTTGGTTGCAACATTGGAGAATACGAGTTTTTCTGTTTCCAACCAGTTCAAAACCGTTTGCATGCTTGGTACAAGCTGCGCATCTTTTGGCTGGGCAATTGAAATGGTGTTGCGGACAGGATCGTAGTTGATCTGAGTTGGTAGTCTTAAGAGAAGTCTTTCTATCTTGATATTCAACTCTTCTTGCGAATAGGTTTTTGCCAGGCGGATAGAAATGCTGTGAATTCCCTCAGTCTTGGCTCTTAATTCTTCGATGTTGCCTTCCAATACCATTTGTCCGCGACGAATAATGCCTATGCGATCTGCCAATAACTCCGCTTCTTCCAAATAGTGAGTGGTCAGCAAAATGGTAACGCCGGCTGAACGCAATTCCTTGAGCATTACCCAAATTTGTCTGCGTGAGGCTGGATCTAGTCCAACTGTAGGCTCATCCATGAACAATACTTTTGGATTGTGCAAAATGGCCATGGCGATAGAAAGTTTGCGCATCATGCCACCGGAAAATTCGCCGGCCAGGTCGTTGGCTCTGTCAGCTAGTCCAGCTTGCGCCAGCAACTGTTTAATTCTTGGTATCGCTTGTGCGCGGTTCATGCCGTAAAGGTCGGCTATGAAGATAAGGTTTTCGTATGCGGTGAGTTCCTGGTAGAGGCAGACATCTTGCGAAACTACGCCAAAGGCTTTTTTGCACTTTTCCGCTTGTTTGATGCTGTGAAAGCCGGAGATAAAGACATCACCGGACGTTGGGCTCAAAAGCGTGGTCAGCATATTTATTGTTGTTGTTTTGCCTGCGCCGTTATCGCCAAGCAGCGCGTAAATATCGCCTTCTTTGACGGAAAAACTTAGACGATCAACAACGACCCTGTCACCAAACTGCTTGGTCAAGGACACGGCTTGAATAGCCGGTGCCAATTTTGAGCCGGTTCCTGACTGAGACATGTCGTGCAGCGTTCCGATTGAATCTGAGTTCTTCATTGGATTCCTAATTACAGTCTGCTGTCAAGAATGAAGTAGGGCGCCAGACAGAATTGGCAGGCAGATGAAATTTATTGTATCAGGAGTGACAGGTCTATATAGTGCTGCGCTAACGACGCCGCTTGTCAAGATGCTTTTGTAGAAAAGAATGTTCCTAGCAGTGAGGACCGGTGACGGAGAGCATGCCGCAGGCTTTCATGATGGCGTCTATGTGTGCGACCTTGAAAACCTTGTAAATGTCTGTGGGTATGTTTGCGAAGGTGACCTTGGTGCCTTTTGAGTCGCTGCGTAAAAGCAGTTCTTCCAGCCATTCAATTCCTTCTACGGAAATGAATGTGGCATTGGCAAAGTCCAGTGTCAGTTCAGTTGTGTCTCCGGCAAGAAGCTCATCCACTTCAGGGATGCTGCTTTTTATTTGACCGATGATGGCGTAATTTTTTGCTTTCATAACTGACTCTTATGGACGGTTGCGTTTTGGATAGGAACTCATGAAGAGTTCCAGAACTTCACTAACTAACGCAGTGCGTGGATTGGTGCGCGCACTAATGTCGGCGCAGGCGTTCTTGATCATGTTTGGAAGTTCTTTTTGGAAGTCGCTCGGGGAAATGCCTAACTCGGAAATGCTTGATGGTTGTCCTGCGGCAGCAAGCAAATCGTAGACACCGCGTTGTAATGCAAGCACGCCTTCTTTGGTGTCATGACCACCTTCGTAAGTAGCCAGTCCTAAGTATTGAGCAGCCTTGGCATATTTCTTGTCGGCAACATAGAGATTGTAGCTGGAATGCGCAGTTATCTTGTTGGGCATGCCGGAGTTGTAGGCAATTGTTGAAAGTAAAAACACGCCGTTGGCTTTGCCGTGAGTGATATGGAATGTTGCACCCAGTGCGTGAGCTAATGCGTGGTTGATGCCGACGGATGCACCACCGATGGCCATGCCGGCCATGCTGGCGGCATTGTGCAGTTTGTGTCTCCAGACAATGTTTTCGCTGTCCTTCAAAACTTCCGGCAGTGCTTCAAAGATTAGGCGCATTGCTTCCAATGCTAAGCCATCGGTATAATCCGTTGATAGGAACGAAACCAATGCTTCCAGCGAGTGTGTCAAAGCATCAATTGCTGTGTCGACAGTAATATCTCTGGGCAATGTGCGGGTTAAGTTCGGATCGATGATGGCGACATTTGGAACTAGGGTTTTGTCGACAAGTGAAATTTTGCGCTTCGTTTCATTGTCCTTGAAGACAGCAAACGGTGTAACTTCAGAGCCGGTTCCCGATGTTGTTGGAATGGCTATCAATTGTGTATGCACTGTCTGAGGATAATTGCCTATGCGATAGCGGAAATCCAAGAAGTTAACATCGACATCAGCACGAGTAAGATTTGGTGTGTCGTAGAACAAACGCATTAGTTTGGCTGAGTCGATAATTGAGCCGCCACCTAAAGCAATAATTGTATCCGGCTTGGACTGACGCATTTTGTCGATGGCTTTGCTGATTGCTTGCCAATCAGGCTCGACGCCAACCTCATCAAATACTTCAACTTGACTGTCCGCAGGCAATCTCTCAAGGACTGCTGATAGGTGACCACGTTTTGCAGCGGATTTTGTTGTAAGCACAAAGACGGATTTCGTCTCGATGTTGCGCAAGTGATCGATACTGCCCGGATTGTTGTAGATGTTTTTCGTTGTTGGTAGCGAGAAAACGGCGGTGCGACGTCTAGGCACGCGCTTCAAATTCAACAAATTGCTGATGCCGACATTGTCGGTGGTGATATTGCCGCCGCCGGTGCCGCAACCAAAACTCAAAGTGGTCTTCAGGTTGTTGTAAATGCCGCCAAGCCCACCCATGGACGTTGGTGAGTTCACAATGATGCGTCCTGCATTTATGGCAGTAGCAAATTTTTCAATAACACTGTCGTCTTTGGCAAAAACGCCTGCGGTGTGACCTGTGCCGCCTGCATAGTTGATATCCAGGGCGCGGTTGATGCCATCCTGCACGTTGTCTACAAAAACATAGCTCAATACAGGCATTAGTTTTTCAACGGCCAATTTGTGTGACCGAATATCGCCTTCCATCGCGCAAAGCAAAATCTTCGTTCTGCTGTCGACACTAATGCCGGCTTGGTCGGCAATTAGTTTTGCCGGTTGTCCAACGAGGCGGTAGTTCATGCCACCAGATTTGGGATCGATAACAACATTTGCCACCTTTTCTGTTTCTTCGGGTGTGCAGACATGGCAGCCCAGGCGTTTAAATTCTTCCATCAGAGAAGGCCCTACTTCTCTATCGATTATGAGAGTCTGTTCCGATGGACATTCCGTTCCGTTATCAAACGTCTTGGAGATGATTATGTCCATAGCGGTTTCAGGCATACTGGCGGATTTGTGGACGTAGGCAGGTGTGTTGCCTGAACCAACGCCTAATGCCGGCTTGCCTGATGAATAGGCAGCCTTGACCATGTTTGTGCCACCTGTGGCAAAAATCAAATCGACTTCCGGATGGATCATCAGAAGTTCGGTTTCGCGACGCAAGCGGGAAGACTTTTCCACCCAGGAAATGAAGCCTTTAGGAGCGCCGGCAGCAATTGCTGCTTCATAGACAATTTTGGCCGCTAGATTGCTGCAGTTGGCAGCCATTAAGTGCGGGCTAAAAATTATCGAGTTGCGTGTTTTAGCTGCAACTATGCTTTTGAAGATAACAGTCGATGTTGGATTGGTAACCGGTGAAAGCGCGAGAATCACACCCATCGGTTCGGCAATTTCCACCATGTTGTCTTCCGGCATTTCTTTGATAATGCCGACTGTTTTTTCGCCTTTGATCTGCTCGTAAAGGTATTCTGAGGCGACACAGTTTTTCATCACTTTGTCTTCCATGACGCCCATGCGTGTCTCTTCTACGGCAGCTTGTGCGAGAAGAGCTGCATTGTTGACGGCAGCCTGTGCCATGGCTTTGACGATGCGGTCAACATCTGCCTGGCTATATTGAGTGAAAACTGCTGCAGCCAGACGCGCCTGACGGGCCAGGTGATTGACCCTGTCCATTAACTGAGTGTCTTGTTCTCGAATGGAGATGACCATTAATTCTCCTCCAGTACTAAAGACTGGATTTCAGCGCCTCTGTTCCGGCGAACTCATTACACAATAAGTAAAGTGTAATAGAGTAACCGCTCCGTTACCCGTTTTAACAGCTCAGGTTGGAGAACTTTCATTTATCTTATTGCTTAAGGTTCCTTTTATAAAGCTTGTTTTTCGCTCATAAGTGGGGCAACCACGCAAATATAGCTATCAATATAAAGAGACACTGACTAAAATATTGGCAACGGCAAACCAAGAGCAAACGAGATGAAGCTAGTTTCCGACAAAAAGAGAATCGGGTCATTGGCAATGGCTCTGTCCTTTGCTGCCAATTTGAGCCTATATCCGGCAATAGCCCAGAACCAGCAAGCTCAGCAGGTTTACGTGCCGCCGACGAAATACCAACGCACCAAGCAATATGCCTTGGCTGGTATGCAGACTGCCCAGAGCCCAGGCATTCCTTTAGCGATGTCGGGGATTCCTTACGGGGTTAATCCGACTCTCAATGTACCGTCAGCCACCTGGAGGGCTCCTTCGGCAAACGTTGCCTCCTACACTGCCTGCGATTCAGTCGCTCATACGCAAGCGACAAAGCTGGTCAAGTTGGGCAAGTTGGATCATGCCAGACAGGTAATTTTGACAGGCTTGCGTTCTCATCCCGGTGATCAGCGCTTGCGCAAAGATCTGCTCGATATTGATTTGAAGCGCGCCAAATACTTGAACAGCCAAAAGCAATTTGATGCAGCAACTTCCGCATTGCGTGAAGGGCTTTATTGGGTTTCTACAAGCACTGTTGCATTAAGCATGTTGAACAGCATTCTAGTCGTGCAGGGTATTAATGCCTCTGATGCTGCTGCTCGTTTGAGACTAGCTGATGTGTTCGCCGGACAGAACAAAAATACTGATGCGTTTGTTGAATATCGCATTTCGGCAAACATCACTGCCACGGCAGCCGCTTACATTGGCTTGGGCAATATCGCCTATCGCTTCGGCGAGATGAAAGAAGCAAAGGGATTCTATGGACAAGCTGTTTCTCTTGAGCCTAATCTTGCTGCTACGCACAGACAACTAGGATTGTTTGACTTAGCTATAAACGACTTGGTGGGAGCCAATTCCGAACTAAGTCGAGCACTTATTCTTGACCCGACTGATCAAACATCGGCTCGCTCGCTTGTCGGACTGTGGCAGCGTCAGGTATCGATGAATACCAATGACGTAAATAACCATCTTGGATTGGCTCGTGCCTATTTGCTTGTCGGCGACTTGAAGTCGGCTCAGCAAGAGTACAGGCAAGTGGTATTAATTGATCCACAGAACCCGCAATTGCCGGCAGCTCGCATGGGTTTCAAACTTGCTATATCCAGACAGGAAGTAGCCAGAGCCTTTGACGCAGCGCGCGGCTTTGAGTCACAAGGCAATTTTTCAGCAGCACTGCAAAGTGTGCAGAGTGCTTTGAGAATTGAGCCAAATAATATTCAATTGCTCAACTACGACGGCAGCCTCTGGGAAAAAATGGGGCGTTTTGAAAATGCCCGCTCAGCTTATTTGGCTGTATTGAAACAAGATCAAGCCAACACTTATGCCATTCAACGCTTAAATGCATTGGCAACTGCTGGAGGTATTGATGCCGCCAAAGTTGCCTCTTCATCCGGATTAGGAATTGCTGCCGCTTCCGCAGGAGGCGCCGCATTGGGAGCAGCTCTGCCGGCTATCATGTCGCCGCCGCCAGTTGCCAAAATTGGTACCGATGAGGAAGTGAATAGTATCGCTGGGCTTTTAGGTCACGTGCGGACAGTTGCCGCCGGTGAAAAAATGCGTATCACTAAAGGTGAGAATACAGTACAAAGTCTTATGCAACTTATGGAGAAGCTGAATTCCGGCAAGAGTAGTGGTAGCGGTGGACTAAATTTGTCTGCTTTGTTCGGCGGCGGTGGTGCTGATACAGCCGCTGCTTCTATGGGATCCGGGCTGCCACCAGGAGTATCGGCATTACTTGGTGCGGGACCGGCCGGCTCGTCTGTACCGAATGGCTTGTCCGCCTTATTAGATAGCATCGGTGGTGCCAGCGGATTGGCAGCTCTTTTGGGCGGCGCGGGAAAGCGTACGGTAGGCAGCAATGGCTTACCGCCAGCAATTGCTGACCTGATGCGTGGAGATAAGTCGCCGGCTGGTTCTGGTTTGCCTTCGGCAATTGCTGACTTGTTGCATGGCAGTCAATCATCAGCCGGAGTTGATTCTGCTTTGGCAGGGTTGCCGCCAAATATTCAAGCGATTGTAAATGGCACTCAACCGCCTGCCAAGCCGGCAGCATCAAGCATTACCGCTGGCGTTCCAGCTTCTGTAGCAGCCATTCTCGGAGCCGTGCCGGTACCTGCTGCAGCAGCCACTAGCGAATTAGCATCGACCAGTGCTCGAAAGACAAGCGGCAGCAAAAGTGTAAGTGCAAGAAAGGTGGAGACAACAAAAGGAAAAACGTCTGTCAAGAAAGCGACAGTGAAATCGGCGCCCAAGGTAGCAAGTTCATCTGGAGTAAGCGCAGCTACCGAAGCAGTAGCAGCTGGAACCGGAGCTGCACTTGGCGGTGGACTAGCCGGCTATATGCCTCTTATTCAAATGGCTATGGAACGGTTTACTGCACTTGAACAGCAAACTAAAACTATGCAACAGCAATTGGAGGAAGCAAGGCAGCAATTGCAGGTTTTGCAGTCAAGACCGTGTGTTACTCCTTGTGGTGGTAATTATTCACCGCCTAATCTACAAGCACCACCAGGATTTTTGCCCATGACACCACAATTAGACATGGCGCAACCATTGAATCCCGCCTTACCTTCTTCATCTAGCTTGCCAGTTGCTGGTGAAGTTGGAGCTGCCGCGCTTGGCACCGCTATTCCTGCTATTAATTCTCCAACTTTTAGTTCAGCAGCATCCACGTCAAGCGCCGATGGTTCTGATACCAGTAAAAAAAAAGAAAAGCAAAACAAAATTCGCCTTGAACTGGAAGGCGTGCGCCCGGATATTTTGGGATTGAGATTCAAGGTTGTTTTGAAGAACGACGAGAATCATTCAATTCCAGTGCCTGCTGATCCCAATGCCATCATAAGGAAACTCAAGGTTTCGTTCCCGGCTACTTCAGTGCCGGCACATGGCGAATTGCACGGCAATATCAAGTTCTCAATTCCCTAGTGCATTAACGGGCAAGCAACCGCTGTCTTATTGTTTAGCTCTTGGCTTAGGACATCTTTGAATATGCGCTCGTCCCTAAGGAATTCTTCCGGATAGACTTTAACGTCGCCGGAAAATGGGTAGCCATAAAAGGCAACCAAGAGCAAGTTTAAGCCAATTAAGAGAGACACGCCGGCAGTCATGATTATCTGCGATAGTAAATCCGGTAGTCCAAAGAAGTAAGTGAAAATAATTGTGCATACAGCACCTACGAAAAGCACGAACCAAACTGCCGGCCAGACGCCATGAGAACTTAGGACCAGTCTGTCGCGACGCGCGTCGGTAAATTCGGACAATTCCTGCAAAAGTGATTGGTAAATTGCTTTTTGACTTTCGGTGACAGGTTCCCACATGACGCAAGCTTTGTAGAGAAGCACCCTGTCCTTTTGTGCTTTTGGACTGGCCTGCATTTTGTTCATCAGATTCCATTCGTTGGAGCGTACCTCATGGACGTAGTCCATACAGAGTTGGTGAATCTGAAAACGTTTTGCTGAAGGCAGACCATCTGCCAATTCAAATATATTGGCCACAGCATTAGCCTCTTGTCCGACAGTCATGTGCGCTGTTTGGAATTTGGTCATACAGTCGACAACGATTAAACCAAGCAAAACAGCATAGAGGGTGCCTACAACAGAAAGAAGCGGACTTGCTACATCGTGATAATGCTTGAGAGCTTCGGCATTGACCTTGCGCCGTACCAACAATAAGCCGAAAACGGAGATAATTACTCCTACAAAGACGAAGAGTCCGCCGACTAAGTAAGAGTCCCAAGATATCCGTTCCATTTAATTAGTCCTTTCGAATTGCTTCAAAGCACATACTGCGGCTTTTGCTTGTAGAGATATCGCAAGGTGGCGGCATCCCCTGGCGATAGTTGTGGCACAATGCGATCGACATACATAAGATCATCGCGATAAGGGCTATGCGCCTTAATCCCTAATGCGTGACCAAATTCGTGGGCAGATTGTGCTTGCAGTCTCTCGTTGTTGCCGTCGAGCAACAATTCAATAACCACAGGCTTTTGGGCAATGTTTACTTGTTGTGCCAAATCGAATGGGTAAACTTGAGCCGATGTGATACCAGCCACGTGAGTGCCACCCGGAGTGCCTGAGTCGGAAAATCCTTCGGTAAAAAATACAAGTATTTGCGCATTACGAGGATCATCGGTAAAGGCAAAACTGAGTAAGCCTTCGTTTTGAAAGCGCCGCCATTGTTCTATGCCGTTAGCCACAATGTAGTTGATATCAGGAGTCCAACCGAAGGCTGTTTGCAACTGTGCGAAAGGATCTGCGGTTGGGGATTTGAGCATTCCATAGACTTCCTCAACCCTTGTCTCTTGGATTTGATCAAAAGGACACTGAGATAATTTAAGTCCGGGAGCTATCCAAATTTTGAGAGGCATTTTTCTTGCTTCCCAGCGCACAAGCGCCCCATTTAATGTAGGTTCGCCAGGTAAATAGGAAGTAGCCTGCTGATTGGGTCTGCGATCTTCTCCGGGTGTTAAGTGCAATCCATTAACTCCGGGCAAGTCCGATTCGGAGGACCGGCTATAGGTTTGAAAGCCGGCTTTGGGTAGGGCGCGGGTTTGCGCGTATAAGTCAGAGGGTGCCAATAAAAGGATTACGAGGCTGATGCCAAGTAAGCTTTTTAATGAAACACTCTGCATAGATTCGCCGTCCTGAATTGGCAAGGGCAATAGAATAAAGGTTCTAAATCTTCATTTTACAGAACGTCCATTTTTCAAGCCCAAAAAATTGCCGAAGCTACGTTAAAGGTAGGACAATGATGACAGTTTTAAACGCAGTAGGTGGCCTAGTTTTGACTGACCGATACCAAGAAATGAGCATGAAAGCAGCCCAGGCTGTAGCTTCTCAGCTAAAGCAGAAGCCAAACAGCGCTCTTGGTTTGCCTACCGGTAGGTCGCCTGTGGGTTGTTACAAACTCTTATCTGATTGGACGCGTGCCGGCAATTTGGACTGGTCGAAAGCAAATTGTTTTGCTCTCGATGATTATCTGCATGTCCAGGAGGAATTTTCCTTTGCCCGTTTTCTGGAGGATCATCTCTTTAAAAACGTCAGCTTGCCGGACAACCAAAAACATAATCCTTGTTGGGTTGATAATTATGATGAGGAGATTCATCGGGCTGGTGGTCTTGATCTAGTAATGATAGGCATAGGACGCAATGGACATATTGCTTTCAATGAACCAGGCACACCCGTAACAAGTTGGACGCATTGTTCAGGACTAACGGAATCGACGCGTCAGGCAAATGCGTCAATGTTTCCAGACGCCAACATGGTGCCAAGCGGCGCTATTTCCATTGGTTTGTCGACAATACTCTCGGCTCGTAAGGTTATCTTGTTGGTCAGCGGTGAAATAAAGAGAGATATTGTAATCAGGTCGCTATCCGGACCAATTACAACAGAGGTGCCGGCATCATGTTTGCAAACACACCCTGACTTAAAGGTATTTGCCGACTTCGAGTTGCCGAATCATATTCCTCAGCATTGATGGAGACTGCATGGTGAAATTTAGGCATTTTACGTCGGCGCTATTGGCGGCAATCTATGCTTTTCTGCCGTGCTCAGGACAAGGTGAGCAGCCCGGTTTTGAAAGCGATGACTCTCGAATAGTAGCGCCTAGACAAACGGTGCCCATGCAACCTGCCCAGCCGGCGTCGCATGTGGATCCTGTTGTTGTTTTAGAAACGAGCAAAGGGCAGATTGTCATTCGTCTGTTTGATCAGTTGGCACCAAATACGGTGAACAACTTTCTTGATCTTGTGGACAAAGGATTTTACAACGGGCTTAAGTTTCATCGCCGCGAAGCAGGCTTTGTTGTGCAGGGTGGTTGCCCGAATGGTGACGGTACAGGCAATTACATCGACCCTAAAACAAACCAACCGAGATATTTGAAACTCGAAATCAACCCGCGCTTGAGACACAATTCCGCAGGTGTTGTGGCGATGGCTCGCAGTAATCATCCGGATTCTGCCAGTTGCCAGTTTTATATTACGCTTGGAGCGGCACCTCATTTAGATGGAAAGTATGCAGTATTTGGTGGCGTGATACGTGGCATGAATGTCGTACATTCACTGGCAATCGGCGACAAAATAATTTCTGCTAGTATACAAAATCCTCAGTAA
Proteins encoded in this window:
- a CDS encoding ABC transporter substrate-binding protein, which codes for MQKILFSILALYIVLTLTSLPAQAQSGKNVVQNLVILFSQWSGDDDDHSVFEPAARHIDYQEMAESSVGQPQWNKLNATQKREFVSALRHLVEKRYYPRWHHIFHKGKLSILSETTSKNDVLVKTALVMGKKQSHVTWRLRRNSNGEPTVISLTVGEKDLLTRMTARFQKQIAKSGVEGLIAWLKEKLDIDPNESINSTAMSLI
- a CDS encoding ABC transporter permease, which gives rise to MHQVLAIISKDILQWTRRPLYFIASSLLAILIIWIVGNTIAGARNIPLGLYDPAGISELTKRLQETNRFVVTNYEDLDQAKRDLTSSKIAVLANVSQDPLEDSVQILTEGHNPLIDQQIAMGILSVLTQRAKELSLPLHSASLFPVTFTMRDFVTPGLAAYLCYVLACMNLGFSWIYEWMEKTYRQIILAPRGLRAAIIAKTLTVTVEAAVVLWLALCITSPLAGFSLGNNFFGIVIATLASMFCFTCIGLGAACLLKTIRIYTMTVSILGVGLMFVSGIIIPVDGMPTWEKILAKALPMYYSADAFRGVMLGTPADYLRDILVLATWAVAGLATAAILLNKRRAML
- a CDS encoding ABC transporter ATP-binding protein; the protein is MKNSDSIGTLHDMSQSGTGSKLAPAIQAVSLTKQFGDRVVVDRLSFSVKEGDIYALLGDNGAGKTTTINMLTTLLSPTSGDVFISGFHSIKQAEKCKKAFGVVSQDVCLYQELTAYENLIFIADLYGMNRAQAIPRIKQLLAQAGLADRANDLAGEFSGGMMRKLSIAMAILHNPKVLFMDEPTVGLDPASRRQIWVMLKELRSAGVTILLTTHYLEEAELLADRIGIIRRGQMVLEGNIEELRAKTEGIHSISIRLAKTYSQEELNIKIERLLLRLPTQINYDPVRNTISIAQPKDAQLVPSMQTVLNWLETEKLVFSNVATNEPSLEEIFLAVSTGTAVTR
- a CDS encoding peptidylprolyl isomerase; translated protein: MVKFRHFTSALLAAIYAFLPCSGQGEQPGFESDDSRIVAPRQTVPMQPAQPASHVDPVVVLETSKGQIVIRLFDQLAPNTVNNFLDLVDKGFYNGLKFHRREAGFVVQGGCPNGDGTGNYIDPKTNQPRYLKLEINPRLRHNSAGVVAMARSNHPDSASCQFYITLGAAPHLDGKYAVFGGVIRGMNVVHSLAIGDKIISASIQNPQ
- a CDS encoding DUF4239 domain-containing protein; this translates as MERISWDSYLVGGLFVFVGVIISVFGLLLVRRKVNAEALKHYHDVASPLLSVVGTLYAVLLGLIVVDCMTKFQTAHMTVGQEANAVANIFELADGLPSAKRFQIHQLCMDYVHEVRSNEWNLMNKMQASPKAQKDRVLLYKACVMWEPVTESQKAIYQSLLQELSEFTDARRDRLVLSSHGVWPAVWFVLFVGAVCTIIFTYFFGLPDLLSQIIMTAGVSLLIGLNLLLVAFYGYPFSGDVKVYPEEFLRDERIFKDVLSQELNNKTAVACPLMH
- a CDS encoding STAS domain-containing protein, whose translation is MKAKNYAIIGQIKSSIPEVDELLAGDTTELTLDFANATFISVEGIEWLEELLLRSDSKGTKVTFANIPTDIYKVFKVAHIDAIMKACGMLSVTGPHC
- a CDS encoding glucosamine-6-phosphate deaminase, translating into MTDRYQEMSMKAAQAVASQLKQKPNSALGLPTGRSPVGCYKLLSDWTRAGNLDWSKANCFALDDYLHVQEEFSFARFLEDHLFKNVSLPDNQKHNPCWVDNYDEEIHRAGGLDLVMIGIGRNGHIAFNEPGTPVTSWTHCSGLTESTRQANASMFPDANMVPSGAISIGLSTILSARKVILLVSGEIKRDIVIRSLSGPITTEVPASCLQTHPDLKVFADFELPNHIPQH
- the adhE gene encoding bifunctional acetaldehyde-CoA/alcohol dehydrogenase, which codes for MVISIREQDTQLMDRVNHLARQARLAAAVFTQYSQADVDRIVKAMAQAAVNNAALLAQAAVEETRMGVMEDKVMKNCVASEYLYEQIKGEKTVGIIKEMPEDNMVEIAEPMGVILALSPVTNPTSTVIFKSIVAAKTRNSIIFSPHLMAANCSNLAAKIVYEAAIAAGAPKGFISWVEKSSRLRRETELLMIHPEVDLIFATGGTNMVKAAYSSGKPALGVGSGNTPAYVHKSASMPETAMDIIISKTFDNGTECPSEQTLIIDREVGPSLMEEFKRLGCHVCTPEETEKVANVVIDPKSGGMNYRLVGQPAKLIADQAGISVDSRTKILLCAMEGDIRSHKLAVEKLMPVLSYVFVDNVQDGINRALDINYAGGTGHTAGVFAKDDSVIEKFATAINAGRIIVNSPTSMGGLGGIYNNLKTTLSFGCGTGGGNITTDNVGISNLLNLKRVPRRRTAVFSLPTTKNIYNNPGSIDHLRNIETKSVFVLTTKSAAKRGHLSAVLERLPADSQVEVFDEVGVEPDWQAISKAIDKMRQSKPDTIIALGGGSIIDSAKLMRLFYDTPNLTRADVDVNFLDFRYRIGNYPQTVHTQLIAIPTTSGTGSEVTPFAVFKDNETKRKISLVDKTLVPNVAIIDPNLTRTLPRDITVDTAIDALTHSLEALVSFLSTDYTDGLALEAMRLIFEALPEVLKDSENIVWRHKLHNAASMAGMAIGGASVGINHALAHALGATFHITHGKANGVFLLSTIAYNSGMPNKITAHSSYNLYVADKKYAKAAQYLGLATYEGGHDTKEGVLALQRGVYDLLAAAGQPSSISELGISPSDFQKELPNMIKNACADISARTNPRTALVSEVLELFMSSYPKRNRP